Sequence from the Alphaproteobacteria bacterium SS10 genome:
CCTGATTGGGGTCTGCCACGGTTGTTATTCCAGCCTGCTTGCAAATTGTTGCGCTTGGTTTTTCAGCGGCTTAGGGGTGTTTCTTTTACTTTTCAACGACCTAAGGCCTAGCCATAAAAATTTAGGCAAGGCTAAAACTTTTAGATTATTGACGCAACACCCTGCTCACCTAAATTACGAATCATCAGTTTGATTGATGCAAGAGCTTAAAATGCAGGTCTCACGCCGCCTTTTTATCGTTAGTGCCTTAGCACTTAGCCTTGTCTTCTCGCCCGTCAGTGCAGAAGCAACGGGTAAGCCATATCGAATCGTTGCGACGACCGGCATGCTGGCTGACCTGATTCAGGTCATCGGCGGCGAAGTGGTTCAGGTCCAGGCGCTAATGGGCCCGGGTATTGATCCCCATGCCTATCGCCAGACCCGTTCCGACATTGTGGCCATGGCCAATGCCGATCTGGTGATCTGGCACGGCCTCTATCTTGAGGCGCAGCTTGAGGATTTCATGGCCGAGCTGGGCGAGCGTCAGGCCGTCGTGGCCTTAGGCGATCAGGTGTCGACGGATCAGCTGCTGGCCCATGACGATTATGATGGGCGCTACGATCCCCACGTCTGGATGAACCCCGTGCTTTGGGGGCAGGTGGTGGATGCCGCCGTTGCCGCGTTGTCTCAGAATTTCCCACGGGATGCCGAACTGTTCGCTACCAATGCTGATAGCTATCGAGGTGAGCTTGCCGCCCTAGCAACCTATGCCGATACGGTGTTGGCGACGGTACCTGAGGCTGCCCGCGTGCTAATCAGCGCCCATGACGCCTTCAACTACTTTGGCGATGCCTATGGCTTCGACGTGGTCGGTATTCAGGGCATCTCAACGGAGAGCGAAGCAGGGCTACGCCGGATCGAGGCGCTCGTTGATCGACTGGTCGAGGATGACGTCCGCGCTGTCTTTGTTGAGAGTTCGGTTGCTGATCGGAATGTGCGGGCATTGATTGAAGGGGCCGCCGCGCGAGGCCATGAGGTCAGCATTGGCGGTGAATTATTCTCCGATGCTATGGGCCCTGCCGGTACCTATGAGGGCAGCTATCTCGGCATGATTGACCATAACGCGACCACCATCACCCGTGCACTGGGTGGCGAGGCCCCTGCCCAGGGGCGTCTCGGTAAGCTTGGTATCGAGGGCTAATCGGATGTTGATGGCCCGGCAGCTTAAACCAGCGCTTGATCCGGATATCCGTGATGCAGCCCTCGCCGTGCGTGGGTTGACGGTTAGCTATGGTGCGCGGCCGGTCATCTTCTCTGTCGACCTGACGGTGCCCAAAGGCGCCATGATGGCCATTGTTGGTCCTAACGGTGCGGGCAAGTCGACCCTGATTAAGGGGGCGCTTGGCATTCAGCCTGCGATGGCTGGCACCGCCTCAATGTTTGGTAAAGCGGTGTCAGATGCCCGCGATCAGTTTGCTTATGTGCCCCAGCGCGCTGCCGTTGACTGGGATTTCCCGGTTCGGGTGCTGGATGTGGTGTTGATGGGTGCGTATCGACGCCTGGGGCCGTTTAGATGGACCGGAAAGGCTGAACGCGACTTGGCCATGACTTGCCTTGAACAGGTTGGCATGACTGATTTTGCCACGCGTCAGATCGGTGCCCTATCCGGCGGGCAGCAGCAACGCGTCTTCCTCGCCCGTGCCCTGGCACAGCAGGCTGACCTACTAATCTTGGATGAGCCCTTTGCCGGCGTTGATGCCGCGACTGAGCAGGCGATTATCGGTGTCCTCCGCAACCTTCGTGACCAGGGTAAGACGGTGCTGGCCGTCCATCATGACCTCAACACGCTTGGTGACTATTTCGACAGGGTTTTGATGATCAACACCCAGTGCATCGCTGAGGGGCCCATGGCCACCACGCTCACCGATGACAATCTGAAGGTCACCTATGGTGGCCAGCTGGAGCAGCTCGCAGCTTCCGCGTGATGGATCTCTCGCTTCTTTTAAATGCCCTGATCCTGTGGGCCGGATACAACACGGCGATTGTGTCTATTGGTGCGGCTTTGCTTGGTGCCGCCGGCGGCGCCATTGGCAGT
This genomic interval carries:
- a CDS encoding zinc ABC transporter substrate-binding protein, which translates into the protein MQVSRRLFIVSALALSLVFSPVSAEATGKPYRIVATTGMLADLIQVIGGEVVQVQALMGPGIDPHAYRQTRSDIVAMANADLVIWHGLYLEAQLEDFMAELGERQAVVALGDQVSTDQLLAHDDYDGRYDPHVWMNPVLWGQVVDAAVAALSQNFPRDAELFATNADSYRGELAALATYADTVLATVPEAARVLISAHDAFNYFGDAYGFDVVGIQGISTESEAGLRRIEALVDRLVEDDVRAVFVESSVADRNVRALIEGAAARGHEVSIGGELFSDAMGPAGTYEGSYLGMIDHNATTITRALGGEAPAQGRLGKLGIEG
- a CDS encoding metal ABC transporter ATP-binding protein, with translation MARQLKPALDPDIRDAALAVRGLTVSYGARPVIFSVDLTVPKGAMMAIVGPNGAGKSTLIKGALGIQPAMAGTASMFGKAVSDARDQFAYVPQRAAVDWDFPVRVLDVVLMGAYRRLGPFRWTGKAERDLAMTCLEQVGMTDFATRQIGALSGGQQQRVFLARALAQQADLLILDEPFAGVDAATEQAIIGVLRNLRDQGKTVLAVHHDLNTLGDYFDRVLMINTQCIAEGPMATTLTDDNLKVTYGGQLEQLAASA